gttcTCTTCTCTTTGCTTGAACTCCAAAAGACTAAAAGAACACAGCTCGTTATCCTCTGAGCGCTGAGACTTAATCTActgtagaggtgtgtgtgtgagctgttaCTATGAAAATGGCAAGGTCTTAGAACAAgagcataaatacacacacacacacacacacacacacacacattggccCTTCGCTTTTGAATATAAGTATTAATGAATTTCATTGATTTGCATTTATGGTAAAATGTACAGAACAGTGTATACACATCGTCCAGGTGTGTGTCTCCCTGAACGATCGAGCAGTGACCCCATTAAACACACAGGAGTCTTTGGGGAGCCCTGCTCAGAGTGCGGTGTTTCCTAAGAGCAGTGATACGGTTGGTCTCCGGTGTGAGTGAGTTTGTGGTATTTAAGATGGCAGCGCTGAGTGAAACTCCCTCCGCAGtgtgagcagtgatacggcttctctccggcGTGGACCCGCTGGTGGCGCTGTAGACTCCCCCGACTGATAAAGTTGTTCCCGCACTGTGAGCAGAAGTACGGCTTCTCCCCCGTGTGACTGCGCTGGTGGATCCTGAAAGTACTCCGGTGAGCGAAACTCTTCCCGCAGGCCGAGCAGCGATACGGCTTCTCGCCGGTGTGTGTGCGGTGGTGGAGCTGGAGGGTGTTCTGTtgagtaaaactctttccacacaccgagcagtgatacggctttTCTCCTTCGTGAATACGGTTGTGTCTTTTCAGATTGCTCAGCTGGTTAAAGGTCTTCCCGCACTCTGAGCAGCGATACGGCTTCTCCCCGGTGTGGATGCGCAGGTGCAGTGTAAGATGCCCTCTGTGAGCGAAGCTCTTcccgcactgtgagcaggtgtaCGGCTTTTCGCCTGTATGGACGCGCAGGTGTAGTTTAAGAGTACCCTGATGAGCAAAAGCCAAGCCGCACTGCGAACACGGGTACGGCCTGGCTCCTGTGTGGACCTGGCGGTGCGCCTGGATCACGGTCCGGTCggtaaaactcttcccgcactgAGAGCAGGTGTACGGCTTCCTCCCGGTGTGAACGCGCTGGTGTCGCTGCAGGTTACTTTGCCGAGTAAAGTTCATTCCACATTCTGAGCAGTGAAACGGTTTcactcctgtgtgtgtgcgctcgtgTCGCTGAGCAGCACTCTGATCCGAGAATCTCTTCCCGCACCGCGAGCACTCGTACGGCCTTTCTCCCGTGTGGATGCGCTGGTGTAGCTTGAGATGAGCGAGTCGGGTGAAACTCTTCCCGCACTGCGAGCACTGATGTGGTTTTTCTCCCGAGTGAATGTGCCGGTGCTGCTTGAGATAACTTCGTAGCTTAAAATTCTTCCcgcagtctgagcactgatgcaTTTTATCACACTCCTGACCGGGTGAGGTCTCGGAGCCGAGAGGACCTGAGGACCGCTTACCGGAGCGTCTTCTGGCCTTGTGATGAGGAGTTTCTCCTGATTCCTTCAGTTTGACGTACTCCTCATAGTGGCATCTCTTCATGTGTTTGTGGAGATAAATTTCAACCGTATAGCAAAATGAACACCAAGTGCAGGAGAAGACTTGTAATGAAGGGGTTTTCATTTCTGAAACCAAAACAAGTCACGGCGTTAAAGTTAGAAACAGTATGAGGTGGAAtaatgtgtgtgagacagatgaCATCAGATGAACACAGTACATGACTTTGGGTTTTGTGGACTCATGGGGAGTTTATTCTCGTGCAGTGTGCAATACTGTGAGTTTGTCAGATCAGCTTTGTTTTTGCACACAATTTCCAGCTGTTCCTTTGATTCCTCCGCTCTGCTCATAAAACCATGTGCGGCTCTGTGTGTATGACTTTTGCTGCAatgttgtttacatttacattaaagcaTTAAGCCCTTATCCATAGCGACTTACATTAGATCTCATTATTttggaccttgctcaagggctcaacagtggcaacttggtggtgctggagtttgaacctgagacctccTGATCAGATCATAGCACAGAAGTGTAAAGCAGATTCGCTGTTAATATCGATtaagaagataaaaataaatccaagtAGCTCTTTTCAACACTTTGATATGATAATGTCTAAAGCAACTGAGCTATTAAGTACATCTGGGACAATGACTGTGCAGAAAAGGCAAAGCCTGCATCTGGGAAAGTTACCCATTCAGacctaaccccccccccctccccccccccaataTAAACATTTCTGTGTTCAAGCTACCTGCACTACTTCTGTTTAAAACAAGAGACTCAAACATTCACTAACATAGTGCATCTACAGTATCTTTATACCGCCGTGTACATATACGTGCCTGCACCTCCTTGGAAAGACACACGCTGAAGAATGATGCAAGGGGACAAGCAACAGCAAGCACAGTGTAGTGACTTAGGACTGATGACTAGTAGACATATATAAGGGGAAGGTGTAGTGGTGGACCATCCAGGCCCTTTTTTTGTCCCATTTTAGCCCATTATCCAGTGGACAGTGCACTACTCCAATTAATGTCATTCTGATTCTCAGGTCCTGTGTGGTGGAACTTTGGTGTGTAAACTGATTGTGAGGGAAAAGCTTGGTTATAAATCCGGAAATAATTTAGCTTAATTCATTTAAGGctgttaggaaaaaaaaaaaagaaacatatttcATATTTGTACGTAACTGTTTCTGGAGCACTTCTTGTTCCAGAGGGAGTAAAATGTTACGCCGAGAACTTTGGCGTAACCCTCTTCGAACCCCACCAGGAGCTCTTGTCCTGGATTGATGGGTCGACAGCAGCGGTAGAGAATCTCGTCTCGATACTGGAAGGCCACCAGGTTCTGCTCTTCTTCACTACCAGCACAGTTCACGTACCTGAGTGAGGGCACACAGCAAACAGGAAATTACAAAAGTGAGCGCTAAAAGGACTAAGAAGGGTTTCTGTGAATTCCAGACTCACCTCATCCAGTTGGCACGCTCCTCTCTTGTGCCGTCTATATACTCTTTACAATCTGTGCTCTTGGAAATCTACAGAAAAGAGAAACTTTTATTAACCCATTAAAGAATTAATCATCACCATTACCACCACTAcgaattataattaaaataatactcTTTATATTAACGCAGAACAGACTAAGTTAGAACTCTACCTGTCATGTTATTATGATTTTTAACAAATCCATGTTTAACACACTTTATAATCACTAACTTTCATCGTGTGCTGcggtttttacaaaaaaaactatttcacaTTTTTAGCGTTCAGTTATAATTAGTGCCTTCTATACAAGTTGCTGTTGCTAAGGAAATGGTAGCACATCATGACAAGCCCATGACTATAAACCCGTAATAACTAAACCAACTCACCACCCAGGAGTAGGCGCTGTTCATGGCTGCCTCCCGGTCTACCGGTTCCCCCTGATACGGACCGAAGTGAGCCCCGACCGGAACCGTGTCCCCTCTACTGAACACTCCCAGGCCCGAGTCAGCAGTCCCAGACTTCCGGACTTCTAGACCAGCTGGAAGGGTTTGTCTGGCTCGGTCGGCGATCCCCGTGGGAACCGGGGTGTCAGGGATGAAGAGAGGTGGAGTGTGAAGCTCACACTCGTTCAGGAAGAAGGATTTACAAACCTGACAGTCTGGAGTAAGGATATAAAACAGGACTGACATAATCTGTGGGATACAGCAGCTGAAGAACGCGTTCTGTCCGGGCTTTAGTTTGTTTAGGATATTTACAGGTTTAATAAAGCTGTATGGAGCTGAGGGGAGCGTGTGTCTCGTCATGTTCTAGGCTTCGTGCATACAATCACACATGCAATTACACATGCATTAAATTCACAGGGGGAGGATTAGTGTTGGCTTCTTTTAATTTCGTAACTAACTGCTTTTATGTTaagtattaatatattatttaaaatgtaaaatttgccTTTTAAGTATAACAAGAAGAAGATCATTTAGATGAAACGATTAATGTGATGCAGTCAGTTCTGCAGTGATGCTCTGTTTTTGTGTTATAAACACACATGCTGTACAGTCGTGCCCTTTCACCCCTCATTAAAGACCCAAACTCACCCTCAGACAGGCGTGgccacttatttttttttacatttacccACTGAATAGCGCttgtcctgtacagggtcacagaagGTCTGGAGCCTATGAACACCCTGAACCGTAATCCATTAATCTTAGATCCTCTCTTCCCTTTAATGGTGTTATTCCCAATGGGCTGGAGCACAAACTATCTCTATATGCTGATGACTTTTAATCATCATAACTTATTAGTCAGCAATAGTGCTGTACAACTTAACTGTTCCGTCCCTAAATATCTTGGAATTAGGGTCCCTCACTCTCTGTCCCATGCCAACTCCTCACCTCTTATCTTTGACCATAAATCTGATATTCAGTGATGGATTGATTTACATCTTTCTCTAACCGGAAGAATCAAGGCGGGTAAAACGGATATTCTacctacatttcttttttttaaaatcatatttatgATTACTATATTTTTAACTAAATACTGATAACAAA
The DNA window shown above is from Clarias gariepinus isolate MV-2021 ecotype Netherlands chromosome 14, CGAR_prim_01v2, whole genome shotgun sequence and carries:
- the LOC128540871 gene encoding histone-lysine N-methyltransferase PRDM9-like — translated: MSLVLLVSLVSMGSLMPPVLSLVSQPSPGSLVLVSQVASVSRVTDCQVCKSFFLNECELHTPPLFIPDTPVPTGIADRARQTLPAGLEVRKSGTADSGLGVFSRGDTVPVGAHFGPYQGEPVDREAAMNSAYSWVISKSTDCKEYIDGTREERANWMRYVNCAGSEEEQNLVAFQYRDEILYRCCRPINPGQELLVGFEEGYAKVLGVTFYSLWNKKCSRNKMKTPSLQVFSCTWCSFCYTVEIYLHKHMKRCHYEEYVKLKESGETPHHKARRRSGKRSSGPLGSETSPGQECDKMHQCSDCGKNFKLRSYLKQHRHIHSGEKPHQCSQCGKSFTRLAHLKLHQRIHTGERPYECSRCGKRFSDQSAAQRHERTHTGVKPFHCSECGMNFTRQSNLQRHQRVHTGRKPYTCSQCGKSFTDRTVIQAHRQVHTGARPYPCSQCGLAFAHQGTLKLHLRVHTGEKPYTCSQCGKSFAHRGHLTLHLRIHTGEKPYRCSECGKTFNQLSNLKRHNRIHEGEKPYHCSVCGKSFTQQNTLQLHHRTHTGEKPYRCSACGKSFAHRSTFRIHQRSHTGEKPYFCSQCGNNFISRGSLQRHQRVHAGEKPYHCSHCGGSFTQRCHLKYHKLTHTGDQPYHCS